One Setaria viridis chromosome 5, Setaria_viridis_v4.0, whole genome shotgun sequence genomic region harbors:
- the LOC117858870 gene encoding CLAVATA3/ESR (CLE)-related protein 10, giving the protein MKPSRCLCLLFLASILVASSAVVTVSPKETAEEKKAWAAPAPAAVEPDEAFLARLCDEQRRGRVLPWCKQLHARRRGGAHHRYLPMSPPSRDGEEIDPRYGVSKRLVPSGPNRLHN; this is encoded by the coding sequence ATGAAGCCCTCGCGTTGCCTCTGCCTGCTTTTCCTGGCCTCCATCCTCGTGGCCTCGTCGGCCGTCGTCACCGTGTCGCCGAAGGAGACCgccgaggagaagaaggcctgggcggcgccggcgccggcggcggtggagcccgATGAGGCCTTCCTCGCCCGCCTCTGCGACGagcagcggcgcgggcgggtCCTCCCGTGGTGCAAGCAGCTGCACGccaggcgccgcggcggcgcccaccACCGCTACCTGCCGATGTCGCCCCCCagccgcgacggcgaggagaTCGACCCGCGCTACGGCGTGTCCAAGCGGCTCGTGCCGAGCGGGCCCAACAGGCTGCACAACTGA
- the LOC117857180 gene encoding protein RETARDED ROOT GROWTH, mitochondrial, which produces MGRLRAFCRLRRLLAPPPPQAPPPGHSLARGPHATAAHASPFSRLFSSASAVAAVAPHEARDSGFGGSAYWAWIRAATESAPAPALPPEEEDEGPERYIPVKAYFLSTSIDLKSMQAEHGSDIVPPSTRLLNYIALRYSEFPPEIMDIGVKDSRFCYRYVVVFQYGSAVLFNIADHEAEYYLDIIRKHASGWLPEMRKDDYAVVEKPSLTTWMKGGLDYIVLKSLDTDGIRIISSVLGQSIALDHYIRQVDDMVEEFTEINRVMEKTGNFTMQRKKLFQLVGKANSNLADVIIRLGLFDRSEIAWKNANYAQILEYLREEYELNQRFGSLDFKLKFVEHNIHFLQEVLQNRRSDLLEWGVIILLTIEIAISLYEIVKDSNMIS; this is translated from the exons ATGGGGCGGCTGCGCGCTTTCTgccgtctccgccgcctcctcgcgccgccgccgccacaagcACCACCACCGGGTCACTCTCTGGCGCGCGGGCCCCACGCCACTGCCGCCCACGCCTCGCCCTTCTCGAGGCTCTTCTcgtcggcctcggcggtcgcggCCGTCGCGCCCCACGAGGCCCGAGACTCGGGTTTCGGCGGCTCAGCGTACTGGGCCTGGATTCGCGCGGCGACGGAGTCGGCTCCGGCGCCCGCGCttccgccggaggaggaggacgagggccCGGAGCGGTACATCCCCGTCAAGGCCTACTTCCTCTCCACCAG CATTGATCTGAAGAGCATGCAAGCAGAGCATGGTAGTGATATTGTACCTCCATCGACCCGTTTGCTCAACTACATTGCGCTTCGGTACTCCGAATTCCCGCCTGAGATTATG GACATTGGAGTGAAGGACAGCAGATTTTGCTATCGCTATGTGGTTGTTTTCCAATATGGTTCTGCTGTGCTTTTCAACATTGCTGATCATGAAGCTGAATACTATCTTGATATAATTAGGAAACATGCTTCAGGATGGCTTCCGGAGATGAGAAAAGATG ATTATGCAGTGGTTGAGAAACCGTCGCTAACAACATGGATGAAAGGAGGTCTTGATTATATAGTTCTTAAAAGTTTAGACACTGATGGGATTCGCATAATTTCAAGTGTTCTTGGTCAAAGTATTGCCCTTGATCATTATATCCGGCAG GTTGATGATATGGTTGAGGAATTCACTGAAATTAATCGTGTCATGGAGAAGACTGGCAACTTCACCATGCAGAGAAAGAAGCTCTTTCAACTTGTAGGCAAGGCTAATTCCAATCTTGCAGATGTTATCATCAGACTTGGTCTTTTTGACAG GTCAGAAATTGCCTGGAAAAATGCAAATTATGCACAAATTCTGGAGTATCTTCGGGAGGAATATGAACTGAATCAGCGTTTTGGAAGCCTCGACTTCAAACTGAAATTTGTGGAG CACAACATCCATTTTCTCCAAGAAGTCCTCCAAAATAGACGGTCTGATCTGCTGGAGTGGGGTGTCATAATTCTACTGACTATTGAGATTGCCATCTCACTATATGAAATTGTCAAGGATTCCAACATGATCTCTTGA
- the LOC117857183 gene encoding early nodulin-like protein 13 — protein sequence MPCHTRTPGPQVTRNALTHGENPVQKPIPSSFFLHENQLRSKEERTSRFLHSINKCPFQFTNSTFPFQPAAAAATPLFRSASRPPEIMATPPRLLVVVLLLLATAPALSVAAKLVVGDRKRWAPNVNYTDWADRHEFYVGDWLDFEYEKDRYDVVQVNETAYARCDGSSPILSYSRGHNFPFQLNRTGRFYFICSRGYCWNGMKVSVLVQPAPLPPAMAPSSHASRARAAAGVWRWVGLAALLLLGSLPFRV from the exons ATGCCATGTCATACGCGGACCCCAGGTCCACAGGTCACGCGAAATGCATTAACCCATGGCGAAAACCCAGTTCAGAAACCAATTccgtcttctttctttttacaCGAAAACCAGTTGAGAAGCAAAGAGGAACGCACATCTCGTTTCCTCCACTCCATAAATAAATGCCCGTTTCAATTCACGAATTCCACATTTCCAttccagcccgccgccgcggccgccaccccCCTGTTCCGCTCTGCATCTCGGCCTCCAGAAATAatggcgacgccgccgcgcctccttgTCGTGGTGTTGCTCCTCCTCGCGACGGCTCCGGCCCTCTCCGTCGCGGCGAAGCTCGTCGTCGGCGACCGCAAGCGCTGGGCACCCAATGTCAACTACACCGACTGGGCGGACCGGCACGAGTTCTACGTCGGCGACTGGCTCG ACTTCGAGTACGAGAAGGACAGGTACGACGTGGTGCAGGTGAACGAGACGGCGTACGCGAGGTGCGACGGCAGCAGCCCGATCCTGAGCTACAGCCGTGGGCACAACTTCCCGTTCCAGCTCAACCGTACCGGCCGGTTCTACTTCATCTGCAGCCGCGGCTACTGCTGGAACGGCATGAAGGTGTCCGTGCTCGTCCagcccgcgccgctgccgccggccatggcgccgtcGTCCCACGcgtcgcgcgcccgcgccgcggccggggtCTGGCGGTGGGTGGGGCTCGCTGCCTTGCTGCTGCTAGGGTCGTTGCCGTTTCGGGTGTGA
- the LOC117857181 gene encoding chorismate mutase 1, chloroplastic produces the protein MEFKLAAKAAAASPAPAHAHRGEGAQGRSRVGFGLGSAATGTKALRATANNSATPVAKEGRVDRSEILTLDSIRQTLIRLEDSIIFGLLERAQYRYNADTYDSNSFHMEGFEGSLVEYIVRETEKLHAQVGRYKSPDEHAFFPDDLPEPRLPPMQYPKVLHPVADSININKKIWKLYFDELLPRLAKEGSDGNYGSSALCDTSLLQALSKRIHYGKFVAEAKFQESPEAYRPAIKAQDPVQLMQLLTYETVERAIEHRVEAKAKIFGQEVNIGAEANGAPPVCKINPSIVAGLYRRIMPLTKEVQVAYLLGRLD, from the exons ATGGAGTTCAAGCTGGCCGccaaggccgcggcggcgtcgcccgcgcccgcgcacGCGCACCGGGGAGAAGGAGCGCAGGGCAGGAGCCGCGTCGGCTTCGGGCTCGGCTCGGCGGCGACCGGGACCAAGGCGCTGCGCGCGACCGCCAACAACTCCGCGACCCCCGTGGCCAA GGAAGGGAGGGTTGATCGAAGTGAAATATTGACACTGGATAGCATCAGACAAACTTTGATTAGACTAGAAGACAGCATCATATTCGGCCTCTTGGAGAGAGCCCAGTACCGTTACAATGCTGATACATATGATAGCAATTCTTTCCACATGGAGGGTTTTGAAGGATCTTTGGTTGAATACATAGTTAGAGAAACTGAAAAGCTACATGCGCAG GTTGGGAGATACAAGAGCCCAGATGAGCACGCATTCTTTCCAGATGATCTGCCTGAGCCGCGGTTGCCACCTATGCAATACCCAAAG GTTCTGCATCCCGTTGCTGATTCTATTAACATCAACAAAAAGATTTGGAAGCTGTATTTCGATGAACTTCTTCCAAGGTTGGCGAAAGAAGGAAGCGATGGCAATTATGGATCCAGTGCTCTCTGTGACACGTCTCTCTTGCAG GCACTCTCTAAAAGAATCCACTATGGGAAGTTTGTGGCAGAGGCCAAGTTTCAAGAGTCCCCTGAAGCTTACAGGCCTGCCATAAAAGCCCAG GACCCTGTTCAACTCATGCAACTCCTCACATACGAGACTGTGGAGCGTGCTATCGAGCACAGGGTGGAAGCGAAGGCCAAGATCTTCGGGCAAGAGGTGAACATCGGCGCTGAGGCCAACGGCGCCCCACCGGTGTGCAAGATCAACCCCAGCATAGTCGCCGGGCTGTACAGGAGAATCATGCCGCTAACCAAGGAGGTTCAGGTCGCGTACTTGCTTGGGAGGCTGGATTGA